The following coding sequences lie in one Hyalangium ruber genomic window:
- the alaS gene encoding alanine--tRNA ligase codes for MPSALTASQIREAFLKFFEERGHRRIASSSLVPQNDPTLLFTNAGMVQFKDVFTGREKRDYSRATTSQKCVRAGGKHNDLDNVGYTARHHTFFEMLGNFSFGDYFKAEAIAYAWEFVTKTLALPTERLAVTVFNGEQGIPWDEEAFELWAKQGVARERIYKLGYKDNFWAMGDTGPCGPCSEIHFHQGDDIPCAEVAAGRKCQGVACDCDRWLEIWNLVFMQFERKEKDAPLIPLPKPSIDTGAGLERIASVVQGKRSNYDTDLFQGILGKVSELVGKPYTQEGGASMRVIADHSRAAAFLISDGVQPSNEGRGYVLRRIMRRAIRHGSLLGLDELFFFKVVDRVIELMGDAFSELRDNRTFALEVSRHEEESFRRTLNRGLKMIDEEIAKLKESGGKVISGESTFFLHDTHGFPWDLTQIIARERGYDVDLTKFWEVMNSPRGSASGKLTDDKAVGAVYLKLAEQLGTTEFLGYEGEGHEGEGSVRAILKDGQEVGQATAGEKVELVLDRTPFYGESGGQVGDSGRIVGHGGKAVALVQDAQRPVQGLVVHQVEVKEGTFKVGDAVQAGVDGERRKSIRANHSATHLLHKALKMVLGDHVKQAGSVVAPDYLRFDYSHFAVPTPEQLDQVEDIVNTWIRENSEAQTRVMKLDEAKKSGAVAMFGEKYGETVRVVTVHPQSTELCGGTHVRRSGDIGLFKVISESGIASGVRRVTAVTGVGALQYLRETERELRKAADLLKTSPKELSKRVEATQKRVKELEKKVEEVAVKAQTASSKDLLDQARDVNGIKVLATRIDPADDKVYRGLADQLRDRIRSGVIAIGGEKDGKALILVAATKDLVAKGISAGDLVREMAKEVGGKGGGKPDMAQAGGPDATKLPAALDKLYELVKSRA; via the coding sequence ATGCCTTCCGCTCTTACCGCCTCCCAAATCCGCGAGGCGTTCCTCAAGTTCTTCGAGGAGCGCGGCCACCGCCGCATCGCCTCCTCCTCGCTGGTCCCCCAGAACGACCCGACCCTGCTGTTCACCAACGCGGGCATGGTCCAGTTCAAGGACGTCTTCACCGGCCGTGAGAAGCGCGACTACAGCCGCGCCACCACCTCGCAGAAGTGCGTGCGCGCCGGCGGCAAGCACAACGACCTCGACAACGTGGGCTACACCGCCCGGCACCACACGTTCTTCGAGATGCTCGGCAACTTCTCCTTCGGCGACTACTTCAAGGCCGAGGCCATCGCCTACGCCTGGGAGTTCGTGACGAAGACGCTGGCCCTGCCCACGGAGCGCCTGGCCGTCACCGTGTTCAACGGTGAGCAGGGCATTCCCTGGGACGAGGAGGCCTTCGAGCTGTGGGCCAAGCAGGGCGTGGCGCGCGAGCGCATCTACAAGCTCGGCTACAAGGACAACTTCTGGGCCATGGGCGACACGGGGCCGTGCGGCCCGTGCTCGGAGATCCACTTCCACCAGGGCGATGACATCCCCTGCGCCGAGGTGGCCGCGGGCCGCAAGTGCCAAGGCGTGGCGTGCGACTGCGACCGGTGGCTGGAGATCTGGAACCTCGTGTTCATGCAGTTCGAGCGCAAAGAGAAGGACGCGCCGCTCATCCCGCTGCCCAAGCCCTCCATCGACACCGGCGCGGGCCTGGAGCGCATCGCCTCCGTCGTCCAGGGCAAGCGCTCCAACTACGACACCGACCTGTTCCAGGGCATCCTCGGCAAGGTCAGCGAGTTGGTGGGCAAGCCGTACACGCAGGAGGGCGGGGCCTCCATGCGCGTGATTGCGGACCACAGCCGCGCCGCCGCGTTCCTCATCTCCGATGGCGTGCAGCCCTCCAACGAGGGCCGCGGCTACGTGCTGCGCCGCATCATGCGCCGCGCCATCCGCCACGGCTCGCTGCTGGGCCTGGACGAGCTGTTCTTCTTCAAGGTGGTGGACCGCGTCATCGAGCTGATGGGCGACGCCTTCTCCGAGCTGCGCGACAACCGCACCTTCGCGCTCGAGGTCTCCCGCCACGAGGAGGAGAGCTTCCGGCGCACGCTCAACCGCGGCCTGAAGATGATCGACGAGGAGATCGCCAAGCTGAAGGAGAGCGGCGGCAAGGTCATCTCCGGCGAGTCGACGTTCTTCCTCCATGACACCCACGGCTTCCCGTGGGACCTCACCCAGATCATCGCCCGCGAGCGCGGCTACGACGTCGACCTGACGAAGTTCTGGGAGGTCATGAACAGCCCTCGCGGCAGCGCGTCGGGCAAGCTCACCGACGACAAGGCGGTGGGGGCTGTCTACCTGAAGCTGGCGGAGCAGCTGGGCACCACCGAGTTCCTCGGCTACGAGGGCGAGGGTCACGAGGGCGAGGGCTCCGTGCGCGCCATCCTCAAGGACGGCCAGGAGGTGGGCCAGGCCACCGCGGGCGAGAAGGTGGAGCTGGTGCTGGACCGCACGCCCTTCTACGGCGAGTCCGGCGGACAGGTGGGTGACTCCGGCCGCATCGTCGGCCACGGCGGCAAGGCGGTGGCCCTGGTGCAGGACGCGCAGCGCCCGGTGCAGGGCCTCGTCGTCCACCAGGTGGAAGTGAAGGAAGGCACCTTCAAGGTCGGCGACGCGGTGCAGGCCGGCGTGGACGGCGAGCGGCGCAAGTCCATCCGCGCCAACCACTCGGCCACGCACCTGCTGCACAAGGCGCTCAAGATGGTGCTGGGCGACCACGTGAAGCAGGCCGGCTCCGTGGTGGCTCCGGACTACCTGCGCTTCGACTACTCGCACTTCGCGGTGCCCACCCCCGAGCAGCTCGACCAGGTGGAGGACATCGTCAACACCTGGATCCGCGAGAACTCCGAGGCCCAGACGCGCGTCATGAAGCTGGACGAGGCGAAGAAGTCCGGCGCCGTCGCCATGTTCGGCGAGAAGTACGGCGAGACGGTGCGCGTCGTCACCGTGCATCCGCAGTCCACCGAGCTGTGCGGCGGCACCCACGTGCGCCGCAGCGGGGACATCGGCCTCTTCAAGGTCATCAGCGAGAGCGGCATCGCCTCGGGCGTGCGCCGCGTCACCGCCGTCACCGGCGTGGGCGCGCTCCAGTACCTGCGTGAGACCGAGCGCGAGCTGCGCAAGGCCGCCGACCTGCTGAAGACCAGCCCCAAGGAGCTGTCCAAGCGCGTCGAGGCCACCCAGAAGCGCGTGAAGGAGCTGGAGAAGAAGGTCGAGGAGGTGGCCGTCAAGGCGCAGACGGCCTCCAGCAAGGACCTGCTGGACCAGGCCCGCGACGTGAACGGCATCAAGGTGCTGGCCACCCGCATCGACCCGGCCGACGACAAGGTCTACCGCGGGCTGGCCGACCAGCTGCGAGACCGCATCCGCTCGGGCGTCATCGCCATCGGCGGAGAGAAGGACGGCAAGGCGCTCATCCTCGTGGCCGCCACGAAGGACCTGGTGGCCAAGGGCATCAGCGCGGGTGACCTGGTGCGCGAGATGGCCAAGGAGGTGGGTGGTAAGGGCGGCGGCAAGCCGGACATGGCGCAAGCCGGTGGCCCGGACGCGACGAAGCTGCCCGCGGCGCTCGACAAGCTGTACGAACTGGTGAAGAGCCGGGCATGA
- a CDS encoding signal protein gives MSRVAQEDSKKRKWRNFLLEPRFQLKFTGYLMAVSLVLAALLGTFLFRNTQALLNMAGEAVESRSHAAEASRELSNATLSNELLKRMGDPVFAAQLESTSKEIDARFEAERSAVVSQRAELVRRQRLTWLAFGGTLAGFMGLIALVSIALTHRVAGPLMRIRRMVNDVASGQLRPPPYGLREKDELKDIFDATRGMIHVLRKQQEDDLLVLSHALERARQQGVEGEWVEDLKAMEARIKGRL, from the coding sequence ATGTCCCGAGTCGCACAGGAAGACAGCAAGAAGCGCAAGTGGCGCAACTTCCTCCTCGAGCCACGCTTTCAGCTCAAATTCACCGGGTATTTGATGGCCGTGTCGCTGGTGTTGGCGGCGCTGCTGGGCACCTTCCTCTTCCGTAACACGCAGGCGCTGCTGAACATGGCCGGTGAGGCGGTGGAGTCCCGCTCCCACGCGGCGGAGGCCAGCCGCGAGCTGTCCAACGCGACGCTCTCCAACGAGCTGCTCAAGCGGATGGGAGACCCGGTCTTCGCGGCGCAGCTGGAGTCCACGTCGAAGGAGATCGACGCGCGCTTCGAGGCCGAGCGCTCGGCGGTGGTCTCACAGCGCGCGGAGCTGGTCCGGCGCCAGCGGCTGACGTGGCTGGCGTTCGGCGGGACGCTGGCGGGGTTCATGGGGCTCATCGCGCTGGTGAGCATCGCGCTGACGCACCGGGTGGCCGGTCCGCTGATGCGCATCCGGCGCATGGTGAACGACGTGGCCTCGGGGCAGCTTCGCCCGCCTCCATATGGGCTGCGGGAGAAGGATGAGCTGAAGGACATCTTCGACGCGACGCGGGGGATGATCCACGTGCTGCGCAAGCAGCAGGAGGACGACCTGCTGGTGCTCTCGCACGCGCTGGAGCGCGCGCGGCAGCAGGGCGTGGAGGGGGAGTGGGTGGAGGACCTCAAGGCGATGGAGGCTCGGATCAAGGGCCGCTTGTAG
- a CDS encoding cytochrome P450 has product MTPPASTPPSTPQEVPLPPGSFGLPLLGETLDFLRGSQQFINARRKQHGDVFRTNILGGKTVFLIGAEANQWIFAGEGKYLKNRWSYAIRQLLGARCLSLIEGQEHLERRRLLAPHFSYAAMRDFVPTIEALATRHFEQWAARPGDFRLWDAMRTLTFEIALTLIFGQNSVDVPFLLRHFQTWTAGLFSVAPVNLPFTPFGRALASKQAMLDSLDRVVSERQQRTEQPPDLLGSLINSRDDAGNPLPRETIVEELQLLLFAGHDTTVTAMSNLMLLLAQHPEELQKGRDALAALPTPLTLDTLRGTPRLTWLLFEGMRLIPPIGGAFRATTQEVVYNGYRIPEGWTVMVSIGATRAEANWTEPEHFDPERFSPERQEQKKPGTYIPFGGGPRICLGQHFAMVEMSVMLALLLKHYTWELVPGQDLQYVLFPFPKPKSGIQLRFHRAGAQSR; this is encoded by the coding sequence ATGACTCCTCCAGCCTCCACCCCGCCTTCGACGCCCCAGGAAGTCCCTCTGCCGCCTGGGAGCTTTGGGCTTCCGCTGCTCGGCGAGACGCTGGATTTCCTGCGCGGGTCCCAGCAGTTCATCAACGCTCGGCGGAAGCAGCACGGCGACGTCTTCCGCACGAACATCCTCGGCGGCAAGACGGTGTTCCTCATCGGCGCAGAGGCCAACCAGTGGATCTTCGCGGGCGAGGGCAAGTACCTGAAGAACCGGTGGAGCTACGCCATCCGCCAGCTTCTGGGAGCCCGCTGCCTCTCGCTGATTGAAGGCCAGGAGCACCTGGAGCGACGGCGCCTGCTCGCGCCGCACTTCAGCTACGCGGCGATGCGCGACTTCGTGCCCACCATCGAGGCGCTGGCGACCCGCCACTTCGAGCAGTGGGCCGCGCGGCCCGGCGACTTCCGCCTCTGGGATGCCATGCGCACCCTGACGTTCGAGATCGCCCTGACGCTCATCTTCGGCCAGAACAGCGTGGACGTGCCCTTCCTGCTGCGGCACTTCCAGACATGGACCGCGGGGCTGTTCAGCGTCGCGCCCGTGAACCTGCCGTTCACCCCCTTCGGACGCGCGCTCGCGTCGAAGCAGGCCATGCTGGACTCCCTGGACCGCGTGGTCTCCGAGCGGCAACAGCGCACGGAGCAGCCGCCAGATCTGCTCGGCTCGCTGATCAACAGCCGGGACGACGCGGGCAACCCGCTGCCGCGAGAGACCATCGTGGAGGAGCTTCAGCTCCTGCTGTTCGCCGGGCACGACACCACCGTGACGGCCATGTCCAACCTGATGCTGCTCCTGGCACAGCACCCCGAGGAGCTCCAGAAGGGCCGCGACGCGCTCGCAGCCCTGCCGACGCCCCTCACGCTGGACACGCTGAGGGGCACGCCGCGGCTGACGTGGCTCCTCTTCGAGGGGATGCGCCTCATTCCGCCCATCGGCGGCGCCTTCCGGGCCACCACGCAGGAGGTCGTCTACAACGGCTACCGCATCCCCGAGGGCTGGACGGTGATGGTGAGCATCGGGGCCACGCGCGCGGAGGCGAACTGGACGGAGCCCGAGCACTTCGATCCCGAGCGTTTCAGCCCCGAGCGCCAGGAGCAGAAGAAGCCGGGCACGTACATTCCCTTTGGTGGCGGGCCGCGCATCTGCCTGGGCCAGCACTTCGCCATGGTGGAGATGAGCGTGATGCTGGCGCTGCTGCTCAAGCACTACACCTGGGAGTTGGTGCCAGGGCAGGACCTCCAATACGTCCTGTTCCCCTTCCCGAAGCCCAAGAGCGGCATCCAGCTCCGCTTCCACCGGGCCGGGGCTCAGTCCAGGTAA
- a CDS encoding helicase C-terminal domain-containing protein, with protein sequence MGGAAELFTRHVFLDLETTGLDPRVDEVIELGALFFENGQEVRRIARLYSASRPLPITIRRLTGIDDTMLAGKPRFGSDLRELREALAGWTVVAHNAPFEKGFLPDLLGPIRAPVLDSCELLHYLHPELSSHSLEAMLRWAGLQPRTAHRVVTDCLATHAVLVHALDGCIREGRADDIADLLSTLDPRMSLRLAQVEAGEAQLEGSSEERPLLAMLSRLWEACRETPVGLKLETTGGFLPGRPERLRAGGAKAPPEPEPGTPVQPVKANEVAALVGPGGALEKAVEGFASRLAQLEMAQAVARTLSDGGQLAVEASTGTGKSLAYLAPAALFAARNGRKVGVAPHTKTLQDQLIEKDLPRLHRATGGAFGYALLKGQTNYLCRRRALEATRVEPGMGHEARAPRAYLRAFLRRGPDGDLDRLSHWFRERFPVLGALVPSVRSEAATTLGERCPHFNRCYYHSAVAQAKAADVLVINQSLAFAWPARYPKLDHLVLDEAHEVEDVATTALTLELSELAFARLTERLHGRDGRRGLFAELRRALAGTRRAESKVLMNEVESALGALLSAARGLGERITQLCEPAATPHEDSDEAAYAPELRVTAAVRASPAWEPVREGLLDVHETLQELHKLLAVRTLEALPELAARQPTLERELSGATTELAELTGLAKELAGEPAEGRCYAATAEPKRQRWSVGAQPIDVSAYVSKDFAAQKRSLVLTSATLSTGPESPFVLKRLGLLGRGETPAPRLMRAPSPFKLREQALVVLVTDAPRAHEEPFVEWASMRISGLAQVMGGRVLGLFASTRRMERVGREVQTRLEPLGIEVMRQTRGHGRSLAARQERDAGTVLLGTKSFWQGVDIPGRGVGCVFIDKLPLEPPSRPLVAAREEHLARGGSEYLGFIHYRLPRALLLLRQGVGRLIRSYGDRGVVVIADPGNASYRQQILEALSGYRVEALPWAQARLKLHTELREMGLTVDSHR encoded by the coding sequence ATGGGCGGCGCGGCGGAACTCTTCACCCGGCATGTCTTCCTCGACCTCGAGACGACGGGACTCGACCCGCGCGTGGACGAGGTCATCGAGCTGGGCGCGCTGTTCTTCGAGAACGGCCAGGAAGTGCGCCGCATCGCGCGGCTGTACTCCGCCTCTCGGCCGCTGCCCATCACCATCCGACGGCTGACGGGCATCGACGACACGATGCTGGCGGGCAAGCCCCGCTTCGGAAGCGACCTGCGCGAGCTGCGCGAGGCGCTCGCCGGCTGGACGGTGGTGGCGCACAACGCGCCGTTCGAGAAGGGCTTCCTGCCGGACCTGCTGGGGCCCATCCGCGCCCCGGTGCTCGACTCGTGCGAGCTGCTGCACTACCTGCACCCGGAGCTGTCCAGCCACTCGCTGGAGGCGATGCTGCGGTGGGCGGGGCTCCAGCCGCGCACCGCACACCGCGTGGTGACCGACTGTCTGGCCACGCATGCGGTGCTGGTACACGCGCTGGACGGGTGCATCCGCGAGGGCCGCGCGGATGACATCGCGGATCTGCTGTCCACGTTGGATCCGCGCATGTCCCTGCGGCTCGCCCAGGTGGAGGCCGGAGAGGCGCAGCTGGAGGGGAGCTCGGAGGAGCGTCCGCTGCTGGCGATGCTCTCTCGCCTGTGGGAGGCGTGCCGGGAGACTCCGGTGGGGCTGAAGCTGGAGACGACCGGAGGGTTTCTGCCGGGCCGTCCCGAGCGCCTGCGCGCCGGGGGGGCCAAGGCGCCTCCGGAGCCCGAGCCTGGAACGCCCGTGCAGCCGGTGAAGGCGAACGAGGTGGCGGCGCTGGTGGGGCCCGGAGGCGCGCTGGAGAAGGCGGTGGAGGGGTTTGCCAGCCGCCTGGCCCAGTTGGAGATGGCGCAGGCGGTGGCGCGCACGCTCTCGGACGGGGGACAGCTCGCGGTGGAGGCGAGCACCGGCACGGGCAAGTCCCTGGCGTACCTGGCTCCCGCGGCGCTGTTCGCCGCGCGCAATGGGCGCAAGGTGGGCGTGGCGCCCCATACCAAGACGCTGCAGGACCAGCTCATCGAGAAGGACCTGCCCCGGCTGCACCGCGCCACGGGCGGCGCCTTCGGCTATGCGCTGCTCAAGGGGCAGACGAACTACCTGTGCCGCCGCCGCGCGCTGGAGGCAACACGGGTGGAGCCGGGCATGGGGCACGAGGCCCGGGCGCCCCGCGCGTACCTGCGCGCCTTCCTAAGGAGAGGCCCGGACGGAGACCTGGACCGGCTGAGCCACTGGTTCCGCGAGCGCTTCCCGGTGCTGGGCGCGCTGGTGCCTTCGGTGCGCTCGGAGGCGGCGACGACGCTCGGCGAGCGCTGTCCGCACTTCAACCGCTGCTACTACCACTCGGCGGTGGCGCAGGCGAAGGCGGCGGACGTGCTCGTCATCAACCAGTCCCTGGCCTTCGCGTGGCCCGCGCGCTACCCGAAGCTGGACCACCTGGTGCTGGACGAGGCGCACGAGGTGGAGGACGTGGCCACCACGGCGCTCACGCTGGAGCTGTCGGAGCTGGCCTTCGCCCGGCTCACCGAGCGGCTGCACGGGCGGGATGGGCGGCGCGGCCTCTTCGCGGAGCTGCGGCGGGCGCTCGCCGGGACGCGGCGGGCCGAGAGCAAGGTGTTGATGAACGAGGTGGAGTCCGCGCTCGGCGCCCTGCTGTCCGCCGCTCGGGGGCTGGGCGAGCGAATTACCCAGCTGTGCGAGCCGGCGGCCACGCCCCACGAGGACTCGGACGAGGCGGCATACGCGCCGGAGCTGCGGGTGACGGCGGCGGTGCGGGCCTCCCCGGCCTGGGAGCCCGTGCGCGAGGGGCTGCTGGATGTACACGAGACCCTCCAGGAGCTGCACAAGCTGCTGGCGGTGCGGACATTGGAGGCACTGCCCGAGCTGGCGGCACGGCAGCCCACACTGGAGCGCGAGCTGTCCGGCGCGACCACGGAGCTGGCGGAGCTGACGGGCCTGGCGAAGGAGCTCGCGGGAGAGCCGGCCGAGGGCCGGTGCTACGCGGCCACGGCCGAGCCCAAGCGACAGCGCTGGAGCGTGGGGGCACAGCCGATCGACGTGTCCGCCTACGTGTCGAAGGACTTCGCGGCCCAGAAGCGGTCCCTGGTGCTCACCTCCGCGACGCTGAGCACGGGGCCCGAGAGCCCGTTCGTCTTGAAGCGACTGGGGTTGCTCGGAAGGGGCGAGACGCCGGCGCCTCGGCTGATGCGAGCGCCCTCCCCGTTCAAGCTGCGCGAGCAGGCGCTGGTGGTGCTGGTGACGGACGCACCCCGTGCCCACGAGGAGCCCTTCGTGGAGTGGGCGTCGATGCGCATCTCAGGGCTGGCGCAGGTAATGGGCGGCCGGGTGCTGGGGCTCTTCGCCTCCACGCGGCGGATGGAGCGCGTGGGCCGCGAGGTGCAGACGCGGCTGGAGCCCCTGGGCATCGAGGTGATGCGCCAGACGCGCGGACACGGTCGCTCGCTGGCGGCCCGGCAGGAGCGGGACGCGGGCACGGTGCTGCTGGGCACCAAGAGCTTCTGGCAGGGCGTGGACATCCCCGGGCGCGGCGTGGGGTGCGTCTTCATCGACAAGCTTCCGCTGGAGCCGCCCTCCCGGCCGCTCGTGGCCGCCCGCGAGGAGCACCTGGCGCGGGGCGGCAGCGAATACCTGGGCTTCATCCATTACCGACTCCCCCGGGCACTGCTGCTCCTGCGCCAGGGCGTCGGCCGGCTCATCCGCTCGTATGGCGATCGCGGCGTGGTCGTCATCGCCGACCCAGGCAACGCCAGCTACCGCCAGCAGATCCTCGAGGCCCTGTCGGGCTACCGCGTGGAAGCCCTGCCCTGGGCGCAGGCCCGCTTGAAGCTCCATACGGAGCTGCGCGAGATGGGCCTGACCGTCGATTCCCACCGTTAG
- a CDS encoding diguanylate cyclase — protein MIPDSTSKKMPEGNRRPAPSGEFAGRTVLLVDDDPAHVQHVRQGLAPHGYTFREARDGAQALSAIREHRPDLILMDVEMPGLGGVEVCRIVKANSGEGGFGFIPVILMTARQAAGKVEGLELGADDYLVKPFDMLELGARVKSMLRLKGLQDALIEKNRELDRANKELARKREELLALSRTDPLTGLSNRRYFEERLQEEFARARRYRSPLSLVMLDIDYFKRVNDTYGHPFGDEVLRAVAQVTRARLREVDLLARYGGEELIALLPETSPEDALRACERVREAIEGLQLEHRASDGTKRPVRCTASLGLASIPSPSLQTMEELMHAADECLYAAKGAGRNRVRQHEE, from the coding sequence ATGATACCGGACAGCACCAGCAAGAAGATGCCGGAAGGCAACCGCCGTCCCGCGCCCAGCGGGGAGTTCGCCGGCCGCACCGTGTTGCTGGTGGATGACGACCCGGCGCATGTGCAGCACGTGCGTCAGGGCCTGGCGCCCCACGGCTACACGTTCCGCGAGGCGCGAGACGGAGCGCAGGCGCTCTCGGCCATCCGCGAGCACCGGCCGGATCTCATCCTCATGGACGTGGAGATGCCGGGCCTGGGCGGCGTGGAGGTGTGCCGCATCGTCAAGGCGAACTCGGGCGAGGGCGGCTTCGGCTTCATCCCCGTCATCCTCATGACGGCGCGCCAGGCGGCCGGCAAGGTGGAGGGCCTGGAGCTGGGAGCGGATGACTACCTGGTCAAGCCCTTCGACATGCTGGAGCTGGGCGCGCGGGTGAAGTCCATGCTGCGGCTCAAGGGGCTGCAGGACGCGCTCATCGAGAAGAACCGCGAGCTGGACCGGGCCAACAAGGAGCTGGCCCGCAAGCGCGAGGAGCTGCTGGCGCTCAGCCGCACCGATCCGCTCACCGGCCTGTCCAACCGCCGCTACTTCGAGGAGCGCCTGCAGGAGGAGTTCGCCCGCGCCCGGCGCTACCGCTCGCCGCTGTCGCTGGTGATGTTGGACATCGACTACTTCAAGCGCGTCAACGACACCTACGGGCACCCCTTCGGGGACGAAGTGCTGCGAGCGGTGGCCCAGGTGACGCGGGCGCGGCTGCGCGAGGTGGATCTGCTGGCGCGCTACGGCGGCGAAGAGCTCATCGCCCTGCTGCCGGAGACGAGCCCGGAGGACGCGCTGCGGGCCTGTGAGCGGGTGCGCGAGGCCATCGAAGGGCTGCAGTTGGAGCACCGCGCCTCGGATGGCACGAAGCGCCCGGTGCGCTGCACGGCCTCCCTGGGGTTGGCCTCCATCCCCTCCCCCTCCCTGCAGACCATGGAGGAGCTGATGCACGCGGCCGATGAGTGTCTCTATGCCGCCAAGGGAGCGGGGCGAAACCGCGTTCGCCAGCACGAAGAATGA
- a CDS encoding HEAT repeat domain-containing protein — MRLLCIVLFLVSFPALAQVDARVAFLTRQLEKGKDPRARSQAALVLGATDEPDAMGPLCTALKDESEVVRSAAAKGLATLKEVAALDCLKAHKEEDAATLVAVREAIQGLEALKSRPPRIYVDLEDLKDKTGALPPDLLKATQDRLKRRLLQSGALLAPRKEPKKTAKGVLKKHGISGYRLSAEVRTTEEGGLRIVVVCLTYPDLALLGQVDVQASGAQPADLLKALAPKVIEEVAATLEWST, encoded by the coding sequence ATGCGGCTGCTCTGCATCGTCCTCTTCCTGGTGTCCTTCCCTGCTCTGGCGCAGGTGGATGCCCGCGTGGCCTTCCTGACCCGGCAGTTGGAGAAGGGTAAGGATCCACGTGCTCGTTCCCAGGCGGCGCTGGTGCTAGGCGCTACCGATGAGCCCGACGCCATGGGCCCCTTGTGTACGGCGCTCAAGGATGAGAGCGAGGTGGTGCGCTCCGCCGCGGCCAAGGGGTTGGCGACGCTCAAGGAGGTCGCCGCGCTCGACTGCCTCAAGGCGCACAAGGAGGAGGACGCCGCCACGCTGGTGGCGGTGCGCGAGGCCATCCAGGGCCTGGAGGCGCTCAAGTCGCGTCCTCCGCGCATCTACGTGGACCTGGAGGACCTGAAGGACAAGACGGGCGCGCTGCCGCCGGACCTGCTGAAGGCCACGCAGGACCGGCTGAAGCGGCGGCTCCTCCAGTCGGGCGCGCTGCTGGCGCCGCGCAAGGAGCCGAAGAAGACGGCCAAGGGCGTCCTCAAGAAGCACGGTATTTCGGGTTATCGCCTCTCCGCGGAGGTCCGCACCACGGAAGAGGGGGGCCTGAGAATCGTGGTCGTCTGCCTCACTTATCCGGACCTGGCGCTGCTGGGTCAGGTAGATGTGCAGGCGTCTGGAGCCCAACCCGCGGATCTCCTCAAGGCGCTGGCCCCCAAGGTCATCGAGGAAGTCGCGGCAACTCTCGAGTGGAGCACTTGA
- a CDS encoding cupredoxin domain-containing protein, whose product MRFFSKIIKPLLALAASAAVLSSQQGCSKESKPPEQAPAATQARKPSEGPREISLSVTEKGYEPSPITLTKDEPVKLVVTRKTDQTCANELVMKEYNINTPLPLNTPVEIAFTPNKSGTLTYGCAMGQMISGVFMVE is encoded by the coding sequence ATGCGCTTCTTCTCCAAGATCATCAAGCCCCTGCTCGCCCTGGCGGCCTCCGCCGCGGTGCTCTCCTCGCAGCAGGGGTGCTCGAAGGAATCCAAGCCCCCCGAGCAGGCGCCCGCGGCCACCCAGGCTCGCAAGCCCTCCGAGGGTCCGCGCGAGATTTCACTGAGCGTCACGGAGAAGGGCTACGAGCCGAGCCCCATCACCCTCACCAAGGACGAGCCGGTGAAGCTGGTGGTGACGCGCAAGACGGACCAGACGTGCGCCAATGAGCTGGTGATGAAGGAGTACAACATCAACACCCCGCTGCCCCTCAACACGCCCGTGGAAATCGCGTTCACCCCGAACAAGTCGGGAACGCTTACCTACGGCTGCGCCATGGGGCAGATGATCAGCGGCGTGTTCATGGTGGAGTAG
- the trmB gene encoding tRNA (guanine(46)-N(7))-methyltransferase TrmB yields MARPRLLPDPVGLKFMKLEAPPDWDAEFGFSGPLELEIGSGAGGHALEYCRRHPEVRYVGFEWRKKYARDTQARGEKMGLKNLRVIEADARAIVPRIFASGSLAVVHLQFPDPWWKRSHFKRAIIQPEFARLLLDRLAPGGRFDLRTDVEDRGVGMLSVLEEAGFVNPLGRGVFHPYDPEEVPSTRERRYLQSGEPVYRGRLIKPA; encoded by the coding sequence ATGGCTCGTCCCCGCCTGTTGCCCGACCCGGTCGGCCTGAAGTTCATGAAGCTCGAAGCCCCGCCCGACTGGGACGCGGAGTTCGGCTTCTCCGGCCCGCTGGAGCTGGAGATCGGCTCGGGCGCTGGCGGCCACGCCCTGGAGTACTGCCGACGCCACCCCGAGGTCCGCTACGTGGGCTTCGAGTGGCGCAAGAAGTACGCCCGCGACACCCAGGCGCGCGGGGAGAAGATGGGCCTGAAGAACCTGCGCGTCATCGAGGCCGATGCGCGCGCCATCGTGCCCCGCATCTTCGCCTCGGGCTCCCTGGCAGTCGTCCACCTGCAGTTCCCCGACCCCTGGTGGAAGCGCTCCCACTTCAAACGCGCCATCATCCAGCCGGAGTTCGCCCGTCTTCTTTTGGACAGATTGGCGCCTGGAGGCCGGTTCGATCTGCGCACGGACGTGGAGGACCGGGGCGTGGGCATGCTCTCCGTCCTGGAGGAGGCTGGCTTCGTCAATCCGCTCGGGCGCGGGGTGTTCCACCCGTATGACCCGGAGGAGGTGCCCTCGACGCGAGAGCGGCGCTACCTCCAGAGCGGCGAGCCCGTCTACCGGGGCCGGCTCATCAAGCCTGCTTGA